In a single window of the Elaeis guineensis isolate ETL-2024a chromosome 4, EG11, whole genome shotgun sequence genome:
- the LOC105043346 gene encoding NAC domain-containing protein 37 isoform X2: MDSMESCVPPGFRFHPTDEELVGYYLKKKVASQKIDLDVIRDIDLYRIEPWDLQERCRIGYEEQSEWYFFSHKDKKYPTGTRTNRATMAGFWKATGRDKAVHDKNKLIGMRKTLVFYKGRAPNGQKTDWIMHEYRLESEENGPPQEEGWVVCRAFKKRTACPTRSVVDVWDSNYGYDEPSRASSSFVDPIEYLQSQPKSLLCKQETELDPLNLLHSNQFLQLPQLESPSLPLVKPPSLLSIPTENELDEERTRGCNAIEKVTDWRALDKFVASQLSQEDGFSAERVGSDFGLDDDSDMALLLLQSGREEVGKLNGFLTTGGPECDVGIFVFEK, translated from the exons ATGGACTCCATGGAATCCTGTGTTCCTCCTGGGTTTAGATTCCATCCTACTGACGAGGAGCTCGTCGGCTATTACCTTAAGAAGAAGGTGGCTTCTCAAAAGATAGACCTGGATGTCATCAGAGACATCGATCTCTATAGAATCGAACCATGGGATCTTCAAG AACGGTGTCGGATTGGGTATGAAGAGCAAAGTGAGTGGTACTTCTTCAGCCACAAGGACAAGAAGTACCCGACAGGCACAAGGACGAATAGGGCAACAATGGCTGGGTTTTGGAAGGCCACAGGCCGAGACAAGGCCGTCCATGACAAGAACAAGCTTATTGGCATGAGGAAGACACTCGTCTTCTACAAAGGAAGGGCACCAAATGGACAGAAGACTGACTGGATCATGCATGAGTACAGGCTCGAGTCTGAAGAGAATGGACCACCTCAG GAAGAAGGCTGGGTCGTTTGCCGAGCATTCAAGAAACGAACTGCCTGCCCAACGAGGAGTGTTGTCGATGTGTGGGACTCCAACTATGGCTATGATGAGCCCAGCAGGGCGAGCTCCTCCTTTGTTGACCCTATCGAATACCTCCAAAGCCAGCCCAAGAGTCTCCTTTGCAAGCAGGAGACCGAGCTTGACCCCCTGAACCTCTTGCACTCAAACCAGTTTCTCCAACTCCCGCAGCTGGAGAGCCCCTCCCTGCCCCTAGTGAAGCCACCGAGCCTACTCTCTATACCCACGGAGAACGAATTAGATGAGGAGCGAACAAGGGGGTGCAATGCCATCGAGAAGGTGACAGACTGGAGAGCCCTCGACAAGTTCGTCGCGTCTCAGCTGAGCCAGGAGGATGGGTTCAGCGCCGAACGAGTTGGCTCAGATTTTGGTTTGGACGACGACTCGGACATGGCGTTGCTGCTGCTCCAGAGTGGAAGGGAGGAGGTGGGCAAGTTGAATGGGTTCTTGACCACCGGTGGACCGGAGTGCGACGTAGGCATCTTTGTATTTGAGAAATAA
- the LOC105043346 gene encoding NAC domain-containing protein 37 isoform X1: MGGWNLMQVMDSMESCVPPGFRFHPTDEELVGYYLKKKVASQKIDLDVIRDIDLYRIEPWDLQERCRIGYEEQSEWYFFSHKDKKYPTGTRTNRATMAGFWKATGRDKAVHDKNKLIGMRKTLVFYKGRAPNGQKTDWIMHEYRLESEENGPPQEEGWVVCRAFKKRTACPTRSVVDVWDSNYGYDEPSRASSSFVDPIEYLQSQPKSLLCKQETELDPLNLLHSNQFLQLPQLESPSLPLVKPPSLLSIPTENELDEERTRGCNAIEKVTDWRALDKFVASQLSQEDGFSAERVGSDFGLDDDSDMALLLLQSGREEVGKLNGFLTTGGPECDVGIFVFEK, encoded by the exons ATGGGTGGGTGGAATTTGATGCAGGTGATGGACTCCATGGAATCCTGTGTTCCTCCTGGGTTTAGATTCCATCCTACTGACGAGGAGCTCGTCGGCTATTACCTTAAGAAGAAGGTGGCTTCTCAAAAGATAGACCTGGATGTCATCAGAGACATCGATCTCTATAGAATCGAACCATGGGATCTTCAAG AACGGTGTCGGATTGGGTATGAAGAGCAAAGTGAGTGGTACTTCTTCAGCCACAAGGACAAGAAGTACCCGACAGGCACAAGGACGAATAGGGCAACAATGGCTGGGTTTTGGAAGGCCACAGGCCGAGACAAGGCCGTCCATGACAAGAACAAGCTTATTGGCATGAGGAAGACACTCGTCTTCTACAAAGGAAGGGCACCAAATGGACAGAAGACTGACTGGATCATGCATGAGTACAGGCTCGAGTCTGAAGAGAATGGACCACCTCAG GAAGAAGGCTGGGTCGTTTGCCGAGCATTCAAGAAACGAACTGCCTGCCCAACGAGGAGTGTTGTCGATGTGTGGGACTCCAACTATGGCTATGATGAGCCCAGCAGGGCGAGCTCCTCCTTTGTTGACCCTATCGAATACCTCCAAAGCCAGCCCAAGAGTCTCCTTTGCAAGCAGGAGACCGAGCTTGACCCCCTGAACCTCTTGCACTCAAACCAGTTTCTCCAACTCCCGCAGCTGGAGAGCCCCTCCCTGCCCCTAGTGAAGCCACCGAGCCTACTCTCTATACCCACGGAGAACGAATTAGATGAGGAGCGAACAAGGGGGTGCAATGCCATCGAGAAGGTGACAGACTGGAGAGCCCTCGACAAGTTCGTCGCGTCTCAGCTGAGCCAGGAGGATGGGTTCAGCGCCGAACGAGTTGGCTCAGATTTTGGTTTGGACGACGACTCGGACATGGCGTTGCTGCTGCTCCAGAGTGGAAGGGAGGAGGTGGGCAAGTTGAATGGGTTCTTGACCACCGGTGGACCGGAGTGCGACGTAGGCATCTTTGTATTTGAGAAATAA